One part of the Cyprinus carpio isolate SPL01 chromosome B12, ASM1834038v1, whole genome shotgun sequence genome encodes these proteins:
- the LOC122139311 gene encoding LOW QUALITY PROTEIN: dynein heavy chain (The sequence of the model RefSeq protein was modified relative to this genomic sequence to represent the inferred CDS: substituted 5 bases at 5 genomic stop codons), translating to MSRSEGHTRGGSGKPACGLKSSLTYSIIQYSIIQYSIIQYSIKQYSIKQYNIIQYSIKQYNIIQYSIEQYSIKQYSIXQYSIIQYNIIQYSIKHIKQYNIIQYSIIQYSIKQYNIIQYNIIHIIQYSIEHYSIIQYSIKHIIQYSIEQYSIIQYSIIQYSIKQYSIKQYNIIQYSIKQYNIIQYSVTQYSIIQYSIXQYSIIQYSIXQYSIIQYNIIHIIQYNIIHIIQYNIIQYNIIQYSIKQYSIKQYNIIQYSIIHIISYSIVSKQYNIIQYSIEQYSIIQYSIEQYSIIQYNIDQYYIIQYNIKHIEQYSIKQYSIEQYYIIQYNIIQYNIIQYSIEQYSIIHIISYSIVSKQYNIIQYSIEQYSIKQYNIIQYSIIQYSIKQYNIIQYSIKHIIQYSIXQYSIIHIEQYSIDQYYIIQYNIKQYNIIQYSIEQYSIIQYSIKQYSIEQYSIDQYNIIQYNIXQYNITQYSIIQ from the exons ATGAGCAGGAGTGAAGGCCACACTCGCGGCGGAAGCGGAAAACCGGCCTGTGGTTTAAAGAGCTCGCTGACA TACAGTATCATACAGTATAGTATCATACAGTATAGTATCATACAGTATAGTATCAAACAGTATAGTATCAAACAGTATAATATCATACAGTATAGTATCAAACAGTATAATATCATACAGTATAGTATCGAACAGTATAGTATCAAACAGTATAGTATCTAACAGTATAGTATCATACAGTATAATATCATACAGTATAGTATCAAACA TATCAAACAGTATAATATCATACAGTATAGTATCATACAGTATAGTATCAAACAGTATAatatcatacagtataatatcataca TATCATACAGTATAGTATCGAACATTATAGTATCATACAGTATAGTATCAAACA TATCATACAGTATAGTATCGAACAGTATAGTATCATACAGTATAGTATCATACAGTATAGTATCAAACAGTATAGTATCAAACAGTATAATATCATACAGTATAGTATTAAACAGTATAATATCATACAGTATAGTGTCACACAGTATAGTATCATACAGTATAGTATCTAACAGTATAGTATCATACAGTATAGTATCTAACAGTATAGTATCATACAGTATAATATCATACA TATCATACAGTATAATATCATACA TATCATACAGTATAatatcatacagtataatatCATACAGTATAGTATCAAACAGTATAGTATCAAACAGTATAATATCATACAGTATAGTATCATACA TATAATATCATACAGTATAGTATCAAAACAGTATAATATCATACAGTATAGTATAGAACAGTATAGTATCATACAGTATAGTATCGAACAGTATAGTATCATACAGTATAATATCGATCAGTATTatatcatacagtataatatCAAACA TATCGAACAGTATAGTATCAAACAGTATAGTATCGAACAGTATTatatcatacagtataatatcatacagtataatatCATACAGTATAGTATCGAACAGTATAGTATCATACA TATAATATCATACAGTATAGTATCAAAACAGTATAATATCATACAGTATAGTATCGAACAGTATAGTATCAAACAGTATAATATCATACAGTATAGTATCATACAGTATAGTATCAAACAGTATAATATCATACAGTATAGTATCAAACA TATCATACAGTATAGTATCTAACAGTATAGTATCATACA TATCGAACAGTATAGTATCGATCAGTATTatatcatacagtataatatCAAACAGTATAATATCATACAGTATAGTATCGAACAGTATAGTATCATACAGTATAGTATCAAACAGTATAGTATCGAACAGTATAGTATCGATCAGTATAatatcatacagtataatatCTAACAGTATAATATCACTCAGTATAGTATCATACAGTGA